From Anaerohalosphaera lusitana, one genomic window encodes:
- a CDS encoding sugar transferase, producing the protein MYLFVKRAMDIVLTLPAVLIASPVLLVLIVAIRLSSKGPAVFKQERAGKNGKPFTIYKFRTMRLDADPYGPSPKSGRDPRLTGIGIFLREHSLDELPQLINVLKGDMTLVGPRPLYVSQMEEWNETQKRRLLVKPGLTGLAQVSGRGGLTREQKLALDVEYVDNACLSLDLRLIMATFKQVLGRQNIYEKRYSETEQTRNADNEE; encoded by the coding sequence ATGTACTTATTTGTTAAGCGCGCTATGGATATAGTTCTGACCCTGCCGGCAGTTCTGATCGCTTCGCCGGTTTTGCTGGTTCTAATAGTGGCTATAAGGTTGTCCAGTAAAGGCCCTGCTGTCTTCAAGCAGGAGCGAGCAGGCAAAAACGGCAAACCCTTTACGATATACAAGTTCAGGACCATGAGACTTGACGCCGATCCCTACGGGCCAAGCCCCAAATCGGGTCGCGACCCGAGACTGACCGGCATCGGCATATTTTTGCGGGAACACTCGCTGGACGAACTGCCCCAGTTGATCAACGTACTGAAGGGCGATATGACACTGGTCGGGCCTCGGCCTTTGTACGTTTCGCAGATGGAAGAATGGAACGAAACACAGAAGCGTCGCCTGCTCGTAAAACCGGGACTGACAGGTTTGGCCCAGGTCAGCGGCAGGGGAGGGCTGACCCGCGAGCAGAAACTCGCTCTGGACGTCGAATATGTGGACAATGCCTGTCTCTCATTGGACCTCAGGCTGATAATGGCCACCTTCAAGCAGGTCCTCGGCAGACAGAACATATACGAAAAACGATACTCGGAAACAGAACAAACCAGGAACGCAGACAACGAAGAATGA
- a CDS encoding ATP-grasp domain-containing protein, with translation MAESGIYPILFTCVGRRVSLIERFRACVQELGQEPCIIGADMTQMSPALQMCDKKFLVSRVDESPYLEELLKIVRDNGVRLLVPTVDLDLRLLAENRDLFAKAGCFVLISKPEVIDICQDKQKTYRFLHENGIDTPMTWSSEEALEDDNGLAFPCFLKPRDGYASRGSGKVNSRLELEAFTHRIPNCIVQEYIRGNEFTCDVYMDMKGKARCVVPRMRIEVRSGEVSKGKVVKDRHIMDTAANVVEKLGAGPGVITLQLIRSFEGRIAVIEVNPRFGGGVPLAIKAGADFPMWILKELRGEEPEIEFGGFKDGLVMLRYDAEVWLET, from the coding sequence ATGGCAGAAAGCGGAATTTATCCAATACTTTTCACCTGTGTGGGCAGGCGGGTTTCGCTGATCGAGCGGTTCAGAGCGTGTGTGCAAGAGTTGGGACAGGAGCCCTGTATTATCGGGGCCGATATGACGCAGATGAGCCCGGCTCTGCAGATGTGCGACAAGAAATTCCTCGTCAGCAGGGTCGACGAATCGCCATATCTTGAAGAACTGCTGAAGATCGTACGCGACAACGGCGTCAGGCTGCTGGTTCCAACGGTTGATCTGGACCTGAGGCTGCTGGCCGAGAACAGGGACCTGTTCGCCAAGGCGGGATGCTTTGTACTGATATCAAAACCCGAGGTGATAGATATCTGCCAGGACAAGCAGAAGACGTACAGGTTTCTGCACGAGAACGGTATCGATACGCCCATGACGTGGAGCAGCGAGGAGGCTCTGGAGGACGACAATGGCCTGGCATTTCCGTGTTTCTTGAAGCCGCGTGACGGATATGCAAGCAGAGGCAGCGGCAAGGTCAACAGCAGGCTCGAACTGGAGGCGTTTACGCACCGGATACCGAACTGCATCGTGCAGGAGTACATTCGCGGCAACGAGTTTACTTGCGATGTGTACATGGATATGAAAGGCAAGGCGCGGTGCGTCGTGCCTCGGATGAGGATAGAGGTTCGCAGCGGCGAGGTTAGCAAGGGGAAAGTGGTCAAGGATCGGCATATCATGGATACGGCCGCGAATGTGGTCGAGAAGCTCGGAGCAGGTCCCGGCGTCATTACACTGCAGTTGATACGAAGTTTTGAGGGCAGAATAGCTGTGATTGAAGTCAATCCCCGTTTCGGCGGAGGTGTTCCGCTGGCGATCAAGGCGGGTGCTGATTTTCCGATGTGGATATTGAAGGAGCTGCGAGGAGAAGAGCCTGAGATAGAGTTCGGCGGATTCAAGGACGGGCTCGTGATGCTCAGGTACGATGCAGAGGTATGGCTGGAGACTTGA